In Crinalium epipsammum PCC 9333, the following are encoded in one genomic region:
- the serS gene encoding serine--tRNA ligase, which produces MLDLKQIRENPQSVQERLNQRGVGQYDLHPIIELDQQQREIEVRRSHLQARSNEIGKLVGQKMKSGSRPDDPEIQALKDEGNQIKAQLSELEPQEKDLKAQIETLLLTFPNLPSESTPIGKSEEENVEIRRWGDEYILQNAEILPHWEIGEQLGILNFERATKIAQSRFVALIGAGAALERALISFMLDQQIQAGYIEVMPPVLINSQSLTATNQLPKFAEESFKCAQDDLWLSPTAEVPVTNLYRDEILSAEQLPIHHCAYTPCFRREAGSYGRDTRGLIRLHQFNKIELVKLVDPRTSEQEHESLVKNAEAILQLLKLPYRVIELCTGDLGFGAAKCYDLEVWLPSAGKYREISSCSNFRDFQARRGNIRFKEAGKKGTQFVHTLNGSGLAVGRTMAAILENYQQPGGTVMIPEALQPYMGKKVLV; this is translated from the coding sequence GTGCTAGACCTCAAGCAAATACGGGAAAATCCCCAAAGCGTTCAAGAGCGACTCAATCAACGTGGTGTCGGTCAATATGATCTTCACCCAATTATAGAGTTAGACCAACAGCAAAGGGAAATAGAAGTAAGGCGATCGCACTTACAAGCCCGCAGTAACGAAATTGGCAAGCTTGTCGGACAAAAAATGAAGTCTGGTAGCCGTCCCGACGACCCAGAAATTCAAGCTCTTAAAGATGAAGGCAACCAAATCAAAGCTCAACTGAGCGAACTAGAGCCACAGGAAAAAGACCTGAAAGCTCAAATAGAAACTCTTTTATTAACTTTTCCCAACTTACCTAGCGAATCAACACCAATTGGTAAGAGTGAAGAGGAAAATGTTGAAATTAGGCGTTGGGGCGATGAGTACATCCTGCAAAATGCAGAAATTCTGCCTCATTGGGAAATTGGCGAACAATTAGGGATTTTAAACTTTGAGCGAGCAACAAAAATTGCTCAAAGTCGGTTTGTGGCTCTGATTGGTGCTGGTGCTGCCCTAGAAAGAGCGTTAATTAGCTTTATGCTTGACCAGCAAATTCAAGCTGGTTACATAGAAGTTATGCCACCAGTATTAATTAACAGTCAATCACTTACAGCTACGAACCAGTTACCTAAATTTGCGGAAGAAAGCTTTAAGTGCGCTCAGGATGACTTGTGGCTAAGTCCAACTGCTGAAGTGCCTGTGACTAATCTTTATCGAGATGAAATTCTTTCAGCAGAACAGTTGCCGATACATCACTGTGCGTATACTCCCTGTTTCCGTCGGGAAGCTGGTAGTTATGGAAGAGATACGCGAGGATTAATCCGACTACACCAATTTAATAAAATTGAATTAGTAAAATTGGTTGATCCTCGTACTTCTGAACAAGAGCATGAATCCTTAGTAAAAAATGCTGAGGCAATTTTGCAGCTATTAAAGTTACCTTACCGAGTAATAGAACTTTGTACTGGTGACTTGGGTTTTGGTGCAGCTAAGTGTTACGACTTAGAAGTGTGGTTGCCTTCTGCTGGTAAATACCGCGAGATTTCTAGCTGCTCTAACTTTAGAGATTTTCAAGCTAGACGTGGCAACATTCGCTTTAAAGAAGCAGGGAAAAAAGGTACTCAATTTGTTCACACTTTAAACGGCTCAGGTTTGGCTGTAGGTCGCACGATGGCAGCGATTTTAGAGAATTATCAGCAGCCAGGTGGGACAGTTATGATACCAGAGGCGTTACAGCCTTATATGGGTAAAAAAGTATTAGTTTAG
- a CDS encoding DUF3611 family protein, which yields MPDTSIPLALRRIAFNLRITGWIGFWAQLVLGVVSSLIFLFAIPSASGGAARNAGTGGSLFFAVCGLLVLYYSVYQAFRYTRIARQLEDPNPNLRPKKADTIKVLRFGLIVSLVGMLLSVLGAEAITGTLLGKSLSQAQGVAIYNPEALSKIIQPLDIFVVLANTHTITAHFAGIAISIWLLNTISKQ from the coding sequence ATGCCAGATACTTCTATTCCTTTGGCACTGAGGCGTATTGCTTTCAACCTGCGTATTACGGGCTGGATCGGCTTCTGGGCGCAGTTAGTACTAGGTGTTGTTTCTAGTTTGATTTTTTTGTTTGCTATTCCTTCTGCCAGTGGAGGCGCGGCTAGGAATGCTGGTACTGGTGGTAGTCTATTTTTTGCTGTTTGCGGTCTTTTGGTACTGTATTACAGTGTTTATCAAGCTTTCCGCTACACTCGTATTGCTCGCCAGCTAGAAGATCCTAACCCTAATCTACGCCCGAAAAAGGCAGACACAATTAAAGTATTGCGTTTTGGCTTAATTGTTAGTTTAGTGGGGATGTTGCTAAGTGTGTTAGGCGCAGAAGCAATCACGGGTACTTTACTAGGTAAATCTTTGTCACAAGCACAGGGTGTGGCGATTTATAATCCTGAAGCTTTAAGTAAAATCATTCAACCGCTAGATATTTTTGTAGTTTTGGCTAATACACATACAATTACAGCGCATTTTGCTGGAATTGCGATTTCGATTTGGTTGCTAAATACTATTAGCAAGCAATAA
- a CDS encoding PadR family transcriptional regulator codes for MKFEDIYQFFSNPPPFYLNQELAVCYVLAVLSEGESYGTELIQRLEKDYPTYRLSDTVLYSALKFLEEAGAITGYWKKVEGRGRPRRMYQIRSDWQNRAQELAAFWYNYRTKSPNLVHS; via the coding sequence ATGAAATTTGAAGATATTTATCAGTTTTTTAGCAATCCTCCTCCCTTTTACCTTAACCAGGAACTAGCAGTATGTTATGTCCTGGCTGTCTTATCTGAGGGAGAATCCTATGGTACAGAATTAATCCAGAGATTAGAGAAGGATTATCCAACCTATCGACTCTCTGACACTGTACTATACAGTGCGCTGAAATTCTTGGAAGAAGCAGGAGCAATTACAGGATACTGGAAAAAAGTAGAAGGGCGTGGACGACCCCGCCGGATGTATCAAATCCGGTCGGATTGGCAAAATCGCGCTCAGGAATTGGCTGCTTTTTGGTATAACTACAGAACAAAAAGCCCAAACCTCGTCCACTCCTAA
- a CDS encoding cofactor assembly of complex C subunit B: MNTIVPSSTFLLTLLLAVGLFFFIKASVKDRIQQVKLISEQPEDSLLTQLKQYFDQRAYQVTAIDAATNQVTFQGFVRPSWFLAIFLSVLAACGILCLSLVLSFLYPSLTNAFLALVLLAPVAGIFYWQKAGRPEQVFLKVETISSVEVQPETKSLITVTAHRDELAALQQTLNLKASE, translated from the coding sequence GTGAATACAATAGTTCCATCCTCAACATTTTTGTTAACGCTGTTGTTAGCAGTTGGTTTATTTTTCTTTATTAAAGCTTCTGTCAAAGATCGCATACAACAGGTCAAACTTATTTCAGAACAACCTGAAGACTCGCTGTTAACTCAGCTAAAACAATATTTTGACCAACGGGCTTACCAAGTAACGGCTATCGACGCAGCAACCAACCAAGTCACATTTCAAGGCTTTGTGCGACCAAGTTGGTTTTTGGCTATTTTCTTATCTGTCCTAGCCGCCTGTGGTATCCTTTGCTTGTCACTGGTGTTATCTTTTCTCTATCCATCGCTGACTAATGCTTTTTTAGCCCTGGTGCTACTCGCACCTGTAGCGGGAATTTTTTATTGGCAAAAAGCAGGTCGTCCAGAACAGGTATTTCTTAAGGTAGAAACTATTTCTAGTGTAGAAGTACAACCTGAAACAAAAAGTTTGATCACTGTGACTGCCCATCGCGATGAATTGGCAGCTTTGCAACAGACGCTAAATTTGAAGGCTTCCGAATAA
- a CDS encoding DUF3155 domain-containing protein, which produces MARRRKRKSRRRQEGRRILEHVPQYSIESGEEKPVTAARKFIQSEGILPPALLLVKRNEHTTDRYFWAEKGLFGAQYVEENHFLFPSLRIFDSTVEKVAVGVQ; this is translated from the coding sequence TTGGCAAGAAGACGCAAGCGTAAAAGTCGCCGTCGCCAGGAAGGACGTAGGATTCTAGAGCATGTGCCTCAATATAGTATTGAAAGCGGCGAAGAAAAACCTGTAACTGCTGCACGAAAATTTATTCAATCTGAGGGTATTCTCCCACCTGCTTTATTGCTAGTAAAGCGGAATGAGCATACCACAGATCGGTACTTCTGGGCAGAGAAAGGGCTATTTGGGGCGCAATACGTCGAAGAAAATCATTTTCTGTTTCCCAGCTTGCGGATATTCGATTCTACCGTAGAAAAGGTAGCAGTCGGGGTTCAATAA
- a CDS encoding sensor histidine kinase: MLMPASSEFIAICRSQVVLLTQSLGAAFSVVYITEELVEGVEAKLIPVVAYPETAAVWTKEQANQQEYRYALLPQQTNGIDTVPKLISATGSPNNQIPPNIADAETDFNAEASVENSLMPTRQLFLPLLHEGVMLGLLVTSREDRPWNHREITQIERIAQTLSLSCILDQRRAWFEQRLSQQQRLQAQQRNILDDLIHQFRNPLTALRTFGKLLLKRLGSGDANREVANSIVRESDRLQEMLQQFDSCLDLTQVNLEPLNLKPALMPTPDSLASDSSSLLATSSLQLESCSVQEVLEPLLVSASAIAQERNLNLITEIPPKLPHVQVNPQALREVLSNLLDNALKYTPAGGRIDVKATMPIQQTGGNFGVGNYQAIAISDTGYGIPPADLEHIFERHYRGVQAQTGIPGTGLGLAIAKELVERMNGDIEVISPAEPRWTVGGSSLPPNSSVSAVGTTVVVLLAISN, from the coding sequence ATGTTAATGCCAGCCAGTTCTGAATTTATCGCAATTTGTCGCTCACAGGTGGTACTGTTAACCCAAAGTTTGGGGGCGGCGTTTAGTGTTGTTTATATAACGGAAGAATTGGTAGAGGGAGTTGAGGCGAAGTTAATTCCTGTAGTAGCATATCCTGAAACGGCTGCGGTGTGGACAAAAGAGCAAGCTAATCAGCAAGAGTATCGCTACGCACTGTTACCTCAACAAACTAACGGTATTGATACAGTTCCTAAGCTCATCTCAGCTACAGGATCTCCGAATAATCAGATTCCTCCAAATATTGCTGATGCAGAAACAGATTTTAACGCAGAAGCGTCGGTGGAAAATTCTTTGATGCCAACGCGGCAACTATTTTTACCTTTGTTACATGAGGGGGTAATGTTAGGGCTGCTAGTTACCAGTAGGGAAGATAGACCCTGGAATCACAGAGAAATAACTCAGATTGAACGCATTGCCCAAACGCTATCACTCTCTTGTATTTTGGATCAGCGTCGGGCATGGTTTGAGCAACGGTTAAGCCAACAGCAGCGACTACAGGCGCAACAACGTAATATCTTAGATGATTTGATTCACCAATTTCGCAATCCTTTAACAGCGTTAAGAACGTTTGGTAAGTTGCTGTTAAAGCGTTTAGGGTCAGGAGATGCTAATCGAGAAGTAGCTAATAGTATTGTGCGGGAGAGCGATCGCTTGCAGGAGATGCTGCAACAATTTGATAGCTGTTTAGATTTGACTCAAGTTAACTTAGAACCGCTTAATCTGAAACCAGCATTGATGCCAACTCCTGATTCCTTGGCATCTGATTCATCCTCGTTACTTGCTACAAGTTCACTACAGTTAGAATCTTGTTCTGTACAGGAAGTATTAGAACCGCTATTAGTTTCTGCTAGTGCGATCGCACAAGAACGTAATCTTAATTTAATTACAGAAATTCCGCCAAAATTACCTCATGTCCAAGTTAATCCCCAAGCCTTACGTGAAGTTTTAAGTAATTTACTAGACAATGCTTTGAAATATACTCCTGCTGGGGGACGTATTGATGTCAAAGCAACCATGCCAATACAGCAAACTGGGGGTAATTTTGGTGTTGGCAATTATCAAGCAATTGCTATTAGTGACACTGGTTATGGTATTCCACCAGCAGATTTAGAGCATATCTTTGAACGACATTATCGGGGTGTACAAGCACAAACAGGAATTCCTGGGACAGGTTTGGGTCTGGCTATAGCTAAAGAATTGGTAGAAAGAATGAATGGTGATATTGAAGTAATTAGTCCAGCTGAACCTCGCTGGACTGTTGGTGGTTCTTCGCTACCACCAAATTCAAGCGTCTCAGCAGTAGGAACAACGGTTGTAGTTTTGTTAGCAATAAGTAACTAA
- a CDS encoding S-layer homology domain-containing protein produces MSNLNRWKSATALLISLGLTTGTVTPIVAPLLLPTPAFAQSTSFSDVPSNYWANDFIQALAARNIIAGFTDGTFRPETPVTRAQFAAMISKAFQQSNIRTAVNFVDVPSNYWATGAIRDAYEMGFLTGYPGNVFRPNQNIPREQVLVSLANGLNLTASGSTSNSLNLFTDATDVSNYARNSIAVAAEKGLVVSYPNVSLLNPRQTATRAEVAAFIYQALVNSGQAQAITSPYIVSQNSTPNPTPTTPSVPTNYRISSGTNIPTNYDKERILLTPNESVPLTLKVAANITTREGRVLIPAESQVAGQLQPGEGGVRFVAQTLIMPDGTQMPINAISSAITKTQTVTKGANVGTLIRNAALGAGAAAAITGVTGDRTINTGEVLGGAGIGTLLGLFLGRDRVDLVVVEPNTDLNLQLTQDLVVNAR; encoded by the coding sequence ATGTCTAATTTAAATCGTTGGAAATCAGCAACAGCTTTATTAATTTCTTTGGGATTAACAACAGGTACAGTAACACCAATAGTCGCACCGTTACTATTACCCACACCCGCTTTTGCACAAAGCACAAGTTTTTCTGATGTTCCATCTAACTACTGGGCTAACGATTTTATTCAAGCACTAGCTGCCCGTAATATAATTGCTGGATTTACTGATGGTACTTTTAGACCAGAAACTCCAGTAACACGCGCACAATTTGCAGCGATGATTAGCAAAGCATTTCAGCAGTCTAATATTCGTACTGCTGTAAATTTTGTAGATGTACCATCAAACTATTGGGCAACAGGAGCAATTCGCGATGCCTATGAGATGGGTTTTCTCACAGGTTATCCTGGTAACGTTTTCAGACCTAATCAAAATATCCCCCGTGAGCAAGTTTTAGTATCCTTAGCAAATGGGCTAAATCTTACTGCAAGCGGTTCAACAAGCAATAGTCTCAATTTATTTACTGACGCTACAGATGTTAGTAACTACGCTCGTAATAGCATTGCTGTTGCAGCAGAAAAAGGTTTGGTAGTCAGCTATCCTAATGTCAGTTTGTTAAATCCAAGACAAACTGCTACTAGAGCAGAAGTTGCTGCGTTTATTTATCAAGCTTTGGTTAACTCTGGGCAAGCACAAGCAATTACTTCACCTTACATTGTCTCGCAAAATTCCACACCAAATCCCACACCAACTACCCCATCAGTACCAACTAATTACAGAATTTCATCTGGAACTAACATTCCTACGAACTACGACAAAGAAAGAATTCTGCTGACTCCTAATGAAAGTGTGCCACTAACACTGAAGGTAGCAGCAAATATTACTACACGCGAAGGCAGAGTGCTGATTCCAGCAGAAAGCCAAGTGGCAGGACAATTACAACCAGGAGAAGGTGGTGTGAGATTTGTAGCGCAAACACTAATTATGCCTGATGGCACACAGATGCCTATTAATGCTATTTCTAGCGCAATCACTAAAACACAAACAGTTACAAAAGGGGCAAATGTTGGCACTCTAATCAGAAATGCCGCTTTAGGTGCTGGTGCTGCTGCTGCGATTACAGGCGTAACTGGCGATCGCACAATTAACACAGGAGAAGTTTTAGGCGGTGCTGGTATTGGTACTTTACTAGGACTGTTTTTAGGTCGAGACAGAGTTGATTTAGTTGTGGTTGAGCCTAATACTGATTTAAATCTGCAACTAACTCAGGACTTAGTAGTTAACGCTAGATAG
- a CDS encoding tellurite resistance TerB family protein yields MVSNPNIKLLVKILIGAAWIDGKVQPEERQYLQKIAKENGISEDPDIQPILNELVPVHSEQCYNWVREYLGDHPSQEDYQGLIEKLSALIYSDGDVANEEAKLLTRLQLLDPATTNPKSHHSAVLKTIQKLYHRWVDKQA; encoded by the coding sequence ATGGTATCTAATCCTAATATCAAACTGCTGGTTAAAATTCTGATTGGTGCTGCTTGGATAGATGGTAAAGTTCAGCCAGAAGAACGGCAGTATCTTCAGAAAATCGCTAAAGAAAATGGGATTTCTGAAGATCCCGATATTCAGCCAATATTAAATGAACTTGTACCTGTGCATTCAGAGCAATGCTACAACTGGGTGCGAGAGTATTTAGGAGATCATCCCAGTCAAGAAGATTATCAGGGTCTTATTGAAAAATTAAGTGCCTTAATTTATAGCGATGGGGATGTTGCTAACGAAGAAGCGAAACTATTAACTCGATTACAACTGTTAGATCCTGCCACAACTAACCCCAAATCACATCATAGTGCTGTTTTAAAAACAATCCAGAAACTCTATCACAGGTGGGTTGATAAACAAGCTTAG
- the rsmB gene encoding 16S rRNA (cytosine(967)-C(5))-methyltransferase RsmB: protein MTDKQNPRQLAYLALRDVHKGAYADVAIDRALHKATLSRSDRNLVTELVYGSVRRLRSLDALLDQLGKKKANQQNPDLRTILHLGLYQLRYLDNISAATAVNSTVELAKTNSFSALTGVVNGILRQYIRLKEELGDPLQLPENPVERLGIFYSFPNWIIEAWLAQLGFAETEQLCAAMNQTPSIDLRVNILRTSIEEVEAEMQSADVTVNRINFKNPLSVNEEGAESEVSNQEDKISVPQALRLSGKIGAIQELPGFTEGWWTIQDSSAQLVSYLLDPQPGEVVIDACAAPGGKTTHIAELMGDVGKVWGCDRTPSRLKKLKENAQRLNLKSIQICTGDSRDLPQFTNKCDRALLDAPCSGLGTLNRRADARWRQTPETVRELSTLQAQLLDHAATWVKPGGILVYATCTVHSPENEDIIQAFLDTHSNWQIDPPLTNSPLANFAAPEGWIKVLPHRHQMDGFFMVRLKQTVNSSDIPYT, encoded by the coding sequence TTGACTGATAAACAAAATCCCCGCCAATTAGCATATCTGGCTTTGCGCGATGTCCACAAAGGCGCTTATGCTGATGTTGCCATAGATAGGGCATTGCATAAGGCTACTCTGAGCCGTAGCGATCGCAACCTAGTTACAGAATTAGTTTATGGTAGTGTGCGAAGACTGCGATCGCTCGATGCCCTACTCGATCAACTCGGTAAAAAGAAAGCCAACCAGCAAAACCCCGATTTGCGTACCATTCTGCACCTGGGTTTATACCAATTACGTTATCTGGACAACATTTCAGCCGCCACCGCAGTTAATTCCACAGTAGAACTCGCTAAAACAAATAGCTTTTCAGCACTCACAGGTGTTGTTAACGGCATCCTGCGCCAATACATCCGCCTAAAGGAAGAACTCGGCGACCCCCTCCAACTGCCAGAAAACCCTGTTGAACGTCTAGGAATTTTCTACAGCTTTCCCAACTGGATAATAGAAGCTTGGTTAGCACAACTTGGTTTTGCGGAAACAGAACAGCTATGTGCAGCGATGAACCAAACTCCCAGTATTGATTTACGGGTAAACATCCTGCGGACATCAATAGAAGAAGTAGAAGCTGAGATGCAGTCTGCGGATGTTACTGTTAACAGAATCAATTTCAAAAACCCCCTCTCTGTCAACGAAGAAGGGGCAGAGAGTGAGGTTTCCAACCAAGAGGACAAAATTTCAGTACCACAAGCTTTAAGGTTGTCAGGGAAAATAGGTGCAATTCAAGAATTACCTGGTTTTACAGAAGGTTGGTGGACTATACAAGATAGTAGCGCCCAACTGGTAAGTTATTTGCTAGATCCTCAACCAGGGGAAGTTGTAATTGATGCTTGTGCTGCCCCTGGAGGAAAAACCACCCATATTGCCGAATTAATGGGAGATGTCGGTAAAGTATGGGGATGCGATCGCACTCCATCGCGCCTGAAAAAACTTAAAGAAAATGCCCAACGCCTCAACTTAAAATCAATCCAAATCTGTACAGGCGATAGTCGCGACTTACCGCAGTTTACTAATAAGTGCGATCGCGCCTTACTAGATGCCCCATGTTCAGGACTTGGAACCCTTAACCGACGCGCTGATGCCCGTTGGCGACAAACACCAGAAACAGTCAGGGAACTTTCTACCCTACAAGCACAACTATTAGATCATGCAGCTACTTGGGTCAAGCCTGGAGGCATTTTAGTTTATGCCACCTGCACCGTCCATTCACCAGAGAATGAAGACATCATTCAAGCCTTTCTAGACACCCACTCTAACTGGCAAATTGATCCCCCATTAACCAACTCACCCTTAGCTAACTTCGCCGCTCCAGAAGGGTGGATAAAAGTTTTGCCCCACCGCCATCAGATGGATGGTTTCTTTATGGTACGGTTGAAACAAACTGTTAATAGTTCTGATATCCCGTACACCTAA
- a CDS encoding helix-turn-helix domain-containing protein: MNSSPHIGSSFDSFLEEEGTLADMETIALKRAIAWQIEQVMAEKKLTKTAMAKQMKTSRSSLDRLLDRDNPSVTLDTIERAAKVIGKQVRLELVDVP, from the coding sequence ATGAACAGTAGTCCTCATATCGGTTCGTCTTTCGACTCATTCTTGGAAGAGGAAGGTACACTTGCTGATATGGAAACAATAGCTCTTAAACGGGCGATCGCTTGGCAGATTGAACAGGTAATGGCAGAAAAGAAACTAACTAAGACAGCGATGGCGAAACAGATGAAAACAAGTAGGTCATCTTTGGATAGGTTGCTAGATAGGGATAATCCATCTGTGACGCTCGATACAATTGAACGCGCTGCTAAAGTGATTGGTAAGCAAGTGCGCCTTGAGTTGGTTGATGTACCGTAG
- a CDS encoding Coenzyme F420 hydrogenase/dehydrogenase, beta subunit C-terminal domain, whose product MTSLHSHQKAKALKPSSRRPAKELCSECGLCDTYYIHYVKEACAFINQQITELEEETHGRSRDLDNPDDWYFGVNQDMMAARKTEPIEGAQWTGIVSSIAIEMLNSGMVEGVVCVQNTKEDRFQPMPVIARTPEEILAAKVNKPTLSPNLSVLEQIEQSGMKRLLVIGVGCQIQALRAVEKKLGLEKLYVLGTPCVDNVNRAGLQKFLETTSRSPETVVHYEFMQDFRVHFKHEDGSVEMVPFFGLKTNQLKDVFAPSCMSCFDYVNSLADLVVGYMGAPFGWQWIVVRNDTGQEMLDLVKDQLETQPVTSKGDRKEAVQQSIPAYDKGVTLPMWAAKLMGVVIERIGPKGLEYARFSIDSHFTRNYIYLKRNHPEKLDAHVPEYAKRIVGQYKLPESTEN is encoded by the coding sequence ATGACTTCTCTACACTCTCACCAGAAAGCTAAAGCCCTCAAACCCTCCAGCCGTCGCCCTGCAAAAGAACTTTGTAGTGAATGCGGGTTATGTGATACATATTATATTCACTATGTCAAGGAAGCTTGCGCGTTTATCAATCAACAGATAACTGAACTAGAAGAAGAAACTCACGGACGTAGCCGCGATTTAGATAATCCTGATGATTGGTATTTTGGGGTAAATCAAGACATGATGGCGGCGCGGAAAACTGAGCCAATTGAAGGGGCGCAATGGACGGGAATTGTGAGCAGCATCGCCATTGAAATGCTTAATAGTGGCATGGTTGAAGGTGTTGTCTGTGTTCAAAATACTAAAGAAGACCGCTTTCAACCTATGCCTGTAATTGCCCGTACTCCAGAGGAAATTCTCGCAGCAAAGGTAAATAAGCCTACGCTATCGCCTAATCTATCTGTGCTGGAGCAAATCGAGCAATCTGGAATGAAGCGGTTGCTGGTAATTGGGGTAGGTTGTCAAATTCAGGCATTACGCGCAGTAGAAAAAAAATTAGGCTTAGAAAAGCTGTATGTTTTGGGAACGCCTTGTGTAGATAACGTTAATCGTGCTGGTTTGCAGAAGTTTCTAGAAACTACTAGCCGTTCTCCAGAAACGGTAGTACATTACGAGTTTATGCAAGATTTCCGAGTTCATTTTAAACATGAGGATGGCTCGGTGGAGATGGTTCCTTTCTTTGGATTAAAGACAAATCAGCTTAAGGATGTGTTTGCGCCTTCCTGTATGAGTTGTTTTGATTATGTCAACTCGTTAGCAGATTTAGTTGTCGGTTATATGGGTGCGCCGTTTGGGTGGCAGTGGATTGTAGTACGCAATGATACAGGGCAGGAAATGCTGGATTTAGTTAAGGATCAGCTAGAAACTCAGCCTGTAACGTCAAAAGGCGATCGCAAAGAAGCTGTACAACAAAGTATTCCAGCCTACGACAAAGGTGTTACCCTCCCCATGTGGGCAGCAAAACTCATGGGTGTAGTCATCGAAAGAATTGGTCCCAAAGGTTTAGAATATGCCCGTTTTTCGATAGATTCTCACTTTACCCGCAACTATATATATCTCAAGCGTAATCACCCAGAGAAACTAGATGCTCATGTACCAGAGTATGCCAAGCGCATTGTAGGACAGTATAAGTTGCCCGAATCTACTGAGAATTAA